The Hermetia illucens chromosome 2, iHerIll2.2.curated.20191125, whole genome shotgun sequence genomic interval TATGTTTctaggaagaacttaaggggggtttgtcAATGtcatcagtcaatggagaattgcgttataaaattgcttcacgcattagcgcaacaggTATGAAATgacgctccacaactggtgttgttaGTGatcgaacgtttcaaatctaaaatttagcgcagtgtcgtccgccctgtaaCTGTCTATCGTTTTTAGTCTTAACcaactataagagacaatgaacggcgtctcgcagtaatggagacgaagatgttactttgGACGAGTGGCGTTTCATACCATctcgtcttcaatggtattgtcacgcaattcgtgctaatgaaaATTCATTTGCAAAGGTTGCTTTGCAAATCGAAGTCGATAAAAAACCAATGGgacaaagtctgaagaaaaagaaaaagaaatcgcAAGagaagatactcctccaatcttATTCTGGttagtgcttccttgatgactgGAGGCGAGAGTATCAAGATCTTCTTCAGCGAATGGAGTGGAGTGGAGTCAACcaagtttagagttcatcttGTTAGACGTAATAGCTATAATACTGTCGGtttgaatagcaatgttctgcactCTATAGTTCCTTTTGGCGTtgcgtatatttctgcctgaaaTATACTAGTGACCCCGGtgctatgagggatccgtcagtgtaccatgGGTATATCATTTTCACGCTCTCCCAGTCTGCCTTATTagttcaatttgtttgaaattccTTGTTGAAATGAAACCTCATTGACAttctatcccttggtatcagtaattcgggatacctccTAGAAAGAATGTAAATTTTCTTTCGATTTAAATAGCTCCATCGTTCGCGATTCGCTGAAATGGGCCTCACCTCTCCCTAGGACTTTCCTCGACGCTTGCGTTCTATCTTGATCTTGTTGGTCGGTACTTAAAGTCCATGTCCTCCAGGCAAGGCAGCATTAAGAACTCCACCGAtaacaggaaaaaaataatatcggtcacAAAATACAACCCgaattcttctgagattttacctcggtcctACACGTGATATTTTGGGCCATTACAtgccactctgataatagctattattttgGCCGGAATGCCCCTCTTGCCTAGAACCTGACATGGTTTACACTCCTTGAACACGTTATCGAAATCTTTCTCGAATTCGAGTTTAAAaatcggattcccaggatttccataTGAGCGAAAGTAGCATATCTAGTGGggcgaaaaatatttctgcgGAAAAATCGTCAAATCCAGTgggtttactctgtttgagaccattgataaccgaggtgatttctcttctatttggagTCGCAGTCCGTATCTGCTCTATAATGTTATAATGATTAATCATTTCATCTATAGGAGGCGAAACTTCGTCGAATCTCATAGAGTTAACAACAATGGTAGAGTGTTCCTTCTACCTCTTCAACTACTCGTCACCGttaatgagaagtcgaccgtgaACTTCCCTTACAGgaccatcaaattatttatgaCCACACGAAAATACGCATACTACCGCAATAGTAAATTCCCTTATATCACGGCGGACGCTATGTTAATCTTACCGGGATTTCGCAATGTATCGGAGAAAGAGCGCTTCACACTCACCGTCGCTCGCAGAGATCAATAAAGCCTTCAATACCTTCTGTTCTTCGATTCACTGTCAGTCCGATCTTGTCCATTACTTTGGGACGTGACTGACAATCTGCGTAGCCCCCGAGATAAGAGATTTTTTGTTGGCGGCCAACGCTCATaaatattctcaggtgggttaTTTTAAATATATGCCGCCCGATCACCAAGATAGCACTCCCACAGTCGAGTGAAGTTGGAGGGTCGCAGACCTAATTGTCATTCAGTTGAggcccaactgaccttatggcaaactctgtgctcgaacaatgcgcCACCAATGACAgggggtggaagttgcagaaattcacaaaccttcCATCATAATCATTATGTTGACTAAgaccgtgttttcccatcaTATGCACGAATAAGTCGAGTTCAAAGCCTACctttggcatttagatcacccatcacgatcacaatgtcgccTTTAGGAACCCTCTCCTGGACTGTGTGCAATTCCTcttagaaagcatctttctctgcTATATAGAAAATCTCCGTAGGTGCATAATAGAGTGTAATAAGTGATGTATGTTAAATTACAAaggtgatatcaccttaaagtgcaATACCATATCACCATCACCAAACATTACCTCATCATATAATATTACCGCATGACCTAGCATCACCGCATCATCTAACAATCGTATTTCAAAAGTGATGATGATTTACTTCTCCGAAAAGTAGTGTTTTGCAATGTAATGGCAAATTACAAAGAATTGCCGCTCTTCGTAGCCCGAGTGGTGACGGCAGTTGGTGAGTGCGAGCTGATGTGAACCTGTTTTTGTTATGGTTGTTTGTTCTCTCGGCTACTCTGGGCTGACTTTGGAGCTTGGAGCCTGCGAGTGCCAGTGAGGGCCTATATGCTACTCCCAAGTAGCAACCCAGAAATAACACTAGCACGATCTTTTCGTTGAGacactgcatttccagattttggacaaggtAGTAAAAGCGCTGCTAATGGgttgggcaacatctagttcggtgccacggTCGAGAGAAACCACGCTAGATGTATATCTAGGATTGAtttacgctttcgatgctctacccattaatgcagatagggagagtgcgatgacccgtcatacTGAGACTGAGGATTTTGTTCGTATTTATCTTCTACAGAACCTTTTGACCAAGTTCCATAACCCGGTAAGATagtaaatagatgtcatcagcgcagtccaggtatttgagaaaagatatTCTACTCCGGTGCGCTCCTTTacattctccggacaaggcagcaggaAGAACGTCAcaaataacaagaagaagtgatatcggtgacaagatgcaattttggcggactccgttttggtccacgaattcctctgagattttaccttgacATTTTGCAcggtcatatgtcgctctgatacaACGAAACCTCTCGTAACGGACACCTTTATTTACCGGACCCCTCTTAATACCGGACAATATCTGTTGCATGAGCCTAGCGATGTACTTCTTAACACAACAGTTCCTTTCAATCGTTAGTTGGAACCTCGGAAAATCCCCCATCAGgcattgtttactttttttgcGGGCAACATCCTGTTTCGATCAGTTCTGTGCTTCTCGACACAATGACTGCGTCGCGCAAAAGATCACCTCCCTTTTTATTACATCATATATGTGGCACCTCCATTTAACGAACGCCTCCGAATGATGGACAATATAACATGCACTGAGGGTGATCACTAAATAGATGTTTCATTGCACTGGCTATTAGCTTCTTCGGGAATGCCCTTCTTGCGTACAGCATTCTAgaaacactccctgttcacgttgCGGAAGCTTCCTtggaattgatgaagagcaggtgaagcgcagatctaaattccgcgcattgttccaaaatgatccgtagggtctggatttggtcaatgcaggaggatccggagcggcaATCAGTCTTCTCTCTGTCCATCAATTTTTTGAGAAGTTCTTTGAtgacgatcatctccttcttctatactctgggaaaggtctcaaaATATCCGTAAAATAGACTCCCCGCGTTAGAAAGTGATTATATGTTTTTTTACGCCaaaatagtagtttcacctgTCCAATTACCATatcctataaaaaaaaaacaattcggaacgctcatttgttaattataatggtttaaaaattgaattctcacaaggcggaaaagaaaacgtggTGACTGGCTGACACTTCATGTCACGCCACCGAACGAGAAATTTGAATGTTATCTATGTAAAGGCTTTCGGTTTAGGGTTTGCTACttattacttttcaagtaatcaatttGTTTTTAGCAGGAAATTGCGGAATTGATGCGTGAATTTACAATCCTTCAATTTACTTTACGTTTCGGTAGTAATGGTAACAAGCTATTTAGTAAATTCTGGTATCTTTACCCGGGTGGCGATAAAACGTACGCTTCTGAAAGACCGTAAAAGATAGATTTTCATTAAGCGGGGCTCGAAATTTGGGCCGGTTGATTATGCTGCGGTATCTCTTCTGGATTCCGTCGGACGATGGCGATTcacttcttccgaaaatctcTTTTTTGTGaagttatttgtgcagcaagacgcgaaacaatatttcatcgtcctccCTAGTATTTCGCGTGGGAAGTCAATGTtgaaagttttatatttttatgagtaactgtcAGTTGCCGGGCTACTGAGTTTTTTTTGGCTCGAGTTGTGACGTCACACAATATGGCGCgggcttttcagtctgtttgaatttgattgaaatttcaaatgttgataatttcaaagttttttttcaaaaacggtctttgagagttttgtttgCACCATAGAAGggatttccgtcattagtgaaaataaggcaaGGAGTCCATTGGAAGTAGCATATCTGCAAGCAAAGATTACTAAAAAGGGACAGTTATGCTCACATCCCTTCAAATGCCGGGTTTGGCAGGTGAAGCAGATGGATTCCAATCAAACTGCCTTGAACACAACGTGACAACACCAGAtctatttccaaaatattttattcGCAACGCAATTTCCATTCAACTTACACAACTACGCATCCTCAGACGCTTCTAGGACTGCACCGGAATACGCCAAATCCCAATAGTGCTCAACTTGGTGTTTCTGGAAGAATTCTCTCGCCATCTTTTCCATCGGAAAAACTTTGAATTTCATTTCGCCGAAATGACGTCTCTGGCTCGTGCCCTCCCACACGAGTACGCACGAGTTCGGCACCTCATTGCCGTCGGCGTTCTTCACCATGTCCTCTTCCCACTTGATTCGATTTAGCATTAAGCGACGATACTTCTTTTGCTGTTTGGGGCCACCCTCTGCGACGACTACGCAGCAATCACGGAACAGAATGACAACCCCTGTCATGTGGAGTTGTTTCGCATTCGTCTCCACTTTAAACTTCTTACTGGCGTTGTCCTGGAGGTCGCGTATCCGGTAGACGCTAACGTGCACGCCAAGCGATGTATCCTCTTTGACTTTCCGGATTTTCTTCTCTCGTTTCTGTTCTGCCGTCAGTTTGCGGGCGTTGTTTGCCTCCTCGTGTGCCTTTTGTCGCTTTGCCATTTGCTCCCGGACGTGGGCTTCAATCTTCGTTGGATCTTGAACGGCCTCAGTGCCAAGGACGCGCATGAGGTTGGAGATGCGCAGCTTTGGCTCGGGCGGCGGGATCAAACCTAATCGGATCTTCTCCTGCTCCTCCTTCCAGGCTTCGCGCCGGTTCTGGCGGCGAAGCTTCTTCCGTTCTTTCTTTGTGAGGAAAACGGGCAAGTAGACCGGTTTGAGTGGTTCATctagaaaatgaaaagaaaagtcgTATGAGGAAGATTCCAAATAGCAGGCGGCGAATTATTAGAAAATACTCACTTGGAGGCTTCATCTGTGTTGGATGCTCAATCAAATTCGTTATGGCGGACTGGCGAATGCAGATCTTCCCTGCTTCGTTGAAACTCTCCAGATCTTTCTCCAGTATCACAGAATCCCACCATTCCATGCTGGGGACGTCGTCGGCGTGTGAGTCTTGTTTCGGCGCGATCAGCGCTAGTTTGGTGGCGGAGCTGATTCCTGTTTTCCGTGCGATTTGTGAGATTTCATTCTGTAGCTTCTCCAATTGGGCCTTCATCCTCAACCTCTCGGCCATTTGTTGGAACTTTCCAGGTTCGTGGAACCGGAGCGAACGTTTTGTCCGCAGAGCGGGCTTCGCCATGATTCGGTCATCGTAGAATTTGACCACATCCTCCTGATGGGTCTTTTCGTTGGTCTGGTTCTTGTTGAAGACCTCGCGCTTCTTGGCGCGAATGTTTGCCTTCAGAGTGGGAGCTACGGTTGGGATGCTTATGGTTCGGCCACTTTTGTCGATGGTTCTTCCTTCCTCGTCAAGGATCAAGGGCTTGGGGCGCTCCTGGACTGGCGGAATTATCGTC includes:
- the LOC119647774 gene encoding U4/U6 small nuclear ribonucleoprotein Prp3, with the protein product MTYYSRREIEEFHPELNNIVYKIIGNEDSTVVNTLENCLYNGYDKQRIFDKLSSMLDEKKSNRVMEKVHQFLEYYRNSQKGRKRAHEADARDKDNKKSRSRNDKAEEKPKNEPKDKETEEIDAKSNSSLSSQQIKLMMANAQREIEERKRALIALKAKDPILAAVPQVSLPVAMANQALAANKPEDERAKKIAELQAQIRAKLSGSLATIIPPVQERPKPLILDEEGRTIDKSGRTISIPTVAPTLKANIRAKKREVFNKNQTNEKTHQEDVVKFYDDRIMAKPALRTKRSLRFHEPGKFQQMAERLRMKAQLEKLQNEISQIARKTGISSATKLALIAPKQDSHADDVPSMEWWDSVILEKDLESFNEAGKICIRQSAITNLIEHPTQMKPPNEPLKPVYLPVFLTKKERKKLRRQNRREAWKEEQEKIRLGLIPPPEPKLRISNLMRVLGTEAVQDPTKIEAHVREQMAKRQKAHEEANNARKLTAEQKREKKIRKVKEDTSLGVHVSVYRIRDLQDNASKKFKVETNAKQLHMTGVVILFRDCCVVVAEGGPKQQKKYRRLMLNRIKWEEDMVKNADGNEVPNSCVLVWEGTSQRRHFGEMKFKVFPMEKMAREFFQKHQVEHYWDLAYSGAVLEASEDA